In one window of Bombus fervidus isolate BK054 chromosome 4, iyBomFerv1, whole genome shotgun sequence DNA:
- the LOC139986808 gene encoding glucose dehydrogenase [FAD, quinone]-like: MDVARIIFGAMRSQPIASTLSMLISVLLYVIYSNVPYSSTNVPSKSLLPAYDFIVVGGGAAGAVVASRLSEMENWNVLLLEAGGDGSAVYDIPSLADNLQLTKIDWQYTTEPNNSYCLAMEDGRCRWPRGKLLGGSSGINSMLYVRGAKKDYDIWEQQGNPGWSYRDVLPYFLKSEDNRNRTYAETPYHSTGGYLTVEEPQWRTPLADAFIQAGQEMGYESRDTNGERHTGFMIPQGTTRDGSRCSTAKAFLRPARKRKNLHVAMEAYVTKILIDSSSKKAYGVEFVRNGETLRIRAKKEVIVSGGTINSPQLLMLSGIGPKEHLSEHRIPVIQDLRVGHNLQDHVGVGGLMFLVNEEISSIESKITNISYILEYAMSADSPLSTLATVEGTCFINTKYANASEDFPDIQLHFMSSGPNTEIFREDRGLTREFYDAVYGKLGGRGSWSAFPALLRPKSRGVVKLRSNNPYDHPLIYPNYFKEPEDMATLVEGAKFVFELSKTDSFKRYGSKMNPTPFPGCKHIPMNSDSFWECMARYVPVTIYHPVGTCKMGPKSDANAVVDARLRVHGVAGLRVIDASIMPNQVSGNTNAPTIMIGEKGADMVKEDWLK; encoded by the exons ATGGATGTCGCTCGCATCATTTTCGGAGCGATGAGATCACAACCGATCGCATCGACGTTATCGATGCTCATAAGCGTGTtgctatacgtcatatattCGAATGTTCCTTACTCTTCGACCAATGTTCCATCCAAATCGCTATTGCCAGCTTACGATTTCATAGTCGTGGGCGGTGGTGCTGCAG GTGCCGTGGTAGCAAGTCGCTTGTCCGAAATGGAAAATTGGAACGTACTCCTTCTCGAAGCAGGTGGAGATGGAAGCGCTGTGTATGATATTCCTTCTCTTGCCGACAATCTGCAGCTCACCAAAATCGATTGGCAATACACGACGGAACCCAATAATAGTTATTGTCTAG CTATGGAGGATGGTCGTTGCCGTTGGCCACGTGGCAAGCTGCTTGGAGGCAGCAGCGGAATAAACTCCATGCTGTACGTTCGAGGTGCCAAAAAAGACTACGACATCTGGGAACAACAAGGCAATCCAGGATGGTCGTATCGAGATGTGTTGCCTTATTTCCTAAAATCCGAAGACAATCGAAATCGCACTTACGCCGAAACACCGTATCATTCGACCGGCGGGTACTTAACTGTCGAAGAACCACAATGGCGCACTCCTCTGGCCGATGCGTTCATTCAAGCCGGCCAAGAAATGGGTTACGAGAGTAGGGATACTAATGGAGAACGGCACACTGGCTTTATGATTCCTCAAGGCACCACCAGAGATGGCAGCCGCTGCTCCACGGCGAAAGCCTTCTTGCGGCCAGCCAGGAAGCGCAAAAATTTACACGTCGCCATGGAAGCGTATGttactaaaatattaatagattCGTCGTCGAAGAAAGCTTACGGCGTAGAGTTCGTTAGAAACGGGGAGACGTTGCGCATACGTGCTAAGAAGGAGGTGATCGTTTCCGGAGGAACTATCAATAGCCCCCAGTTGTTGATGCTCTCAGGAATAGGACCTAAAGAACATTTATCGGAACACCGTATACCAGTGATTCAGGATTTAAGAGTGGGCCACAATCTTCAAGATCATGTAGGAGTGGGAGGCCTCATGTTCCTGGTGAATGAAGAAATTTCATCCATAGAGAGCAAGATAACTAATATTAGCTATATCCTAGAATACGCCATGTCCGCAGATAGTCCATTGTCTACCTTAGCAACAGTGGAGGGAACATGTTTTATCAATACCAAATATGCGAATGCCTCCGAAGACTTCCCAGACATACAACTGCATTTTATGTCATCGGGACCAAATACCGAAATTTTTAGGGAAGATCGTGGACTGACCAGAGAATTTTACGACGCCGTATATGGAAAGCTTGGCGGTAGGGGCTCGTGGAGCGCCTTTCCCGCCCTTTTAAGACCAAAAAGCAGAGGTGTTGTCAAGCTTCGAAGCAACAATCCGTACGATCATCCATTGATTTATCCGAATTATTTCAAGGAGCCAGAAGACATGGCGACATTGGTCGAAGGAGCTAAGTTTGTGTTCGAATTGAGTAAAACTGATTCGTTTAAACGATACGGGAGCAAAATGAATCCAACGCCATTTCCTGGCTGCAAGCATATTCCCATGAATAGCGATTCTTTCTGGGAGTGCATGGCCAGATATGTTCCCGTGACTATATATCATCCCGTGGGTACTTGCAAAATGGGACCTAAGTCGGACGCGAACGCCGTCGTAGATGCTCGGCTTCGTGTTCACGGAGTTGCTGGACTTCGAGTCATAGACGCCTCAATTATGCCAAACCAAGTGAGTGGTAATACCAATGCGCCGACTATTATGATTGGTGAGAAGGGTGCTGACATGGTAAAGGAGGATTGGTTGAAGTAA